From the Neobacillus sp. PS3-34 genome, the window GCAGGAGAAAACATTGCAATGGGCCAGCGCAGCCCGGAAGAAGTTGTTAATGCCTGGATGAATAGTGAAGGGCACCGTAAAAATATCTTAAATTCAAATTATAATTATATTGGAGTTGGATATGTTGCGGAAGGCAACTACTGGACTCAGGAGTTTATTGGAAAATAATACATGAAATAAGGACAGCGATTTTGCGCTGTCCTCTTTTTATTCTTCCTCTTTTTTGGAACGAAAGTTTACTTTTGCTTTACCTTCTGTTCCCTCATTTGAGTCTTTATCCTTCTGTTGAGCCTGCAATTTCTGCTTCAATTTCTCACTGGCTGCTTTTGAGATATCTCCTTCATAACTGGTTCCGATGTTCAATCTGCCTGATAATTCTTTTATTCCCAGCTGTCCGAAGTTATTTGCGTAATCTAATTTTTCAATAATGATTTTGTCTACTTGAATAAGCTCGATATTAATGGAAGGGCCTGTTCGGTTTCAGGGGGATGTTCTTTGGTTTGGGCTGCAGAAGGATTACAATCCTCTGAAGCCTTTCCCCTTAAAAGAGCTTCCACCATTGATACCTTTTTTTCAAGTTCCAGGAGCTTATTAAAAACATTTTGATTGGAGGTGGAGGAGCGAAAAAAGAAGCGCATAGATGCCCCTATTCTGGTGATAGGTCACCAAATGAGATTGGAATGTCCTCCATTTCCTCTCGGTCAATGGGAACAACCATTGTAAAAATTCCGTCAATTAATTCAGATTGGATATGATCGATCATAATAGGGTAAGGGAGGTTTATTTTCTTGGTAAATTTTCTGTTGGCCTTTCTTTTAAAAAGTATTTCTGGTTTTGAACCAACGTTTTAAATTCACCACTGATTGTCAAAATTTGCTGATGAATCGAAATCTGGATTTCCTCCTTTTTAAATCCCGGCAATTCAGCTGCCAGTACGAGATAGCCGTCCTTCTCAAATAAATCGCATTGGGGAAGCATTTCCTGGCTGTTGAAGCCATGTGTAGCTGTAGTCCTATTTATTGGGGCAGCGGTATTTTTTTCATCAAACACTGTTTTCCAAAAGCTGTCGGATTGATATTGCTGGGCCAACTCAAGCCACTTATTTAATTTATCCATGTCCATAATAAACCACCCTTTTAAGATGATTAGCTAATCTATCTTATTTTAAAATCTAAAAAAAATGCAAAAAAAATTGATGTTTACAAAATTTCTGTTACATCAATTTCAGAAAATTGCATATCGATATTTTTGGGTATTCTCACCTCTAGTGTACCATCCTTATAATTAGCAGAAGAGCCTTTCTTCCTCACGATTGCCGGAAGAGTAATAGTGTTTTTATCTCCCATTTCAGGTATATGCTCAATGATCAGCTGGTTTGATGTGTGATAAAGACGCATTTGTTTAATCCATTCCTCATTCTTGATTGGTATCCTGACAAAGACATAATCATGTGTTTCAAAAGACGATGAATTTAATTCTCCAGAGCTGTGCTGCTGTTGCTGGAGGGGGAAGATTGAAATCCAGAAAACATTTCCTGAGGATTCATCATTCCGTTCATATTGCCAGGAAGCATTTTTCCAAGCATATTCTGTACATAATTATCAATTTCTTCCGGCTTCATTTGCTGCATCATATTTTTCATGTCTTTATTAAAAGGGAATATATTCCACGGGAACATTTATTATTACTCCTTTCATCTATCTAAATTAAAATTGGTTTGAGATAGGTGCAGATGGGTTTGCGATTTGATCCTGATCACTTATATCAAAGTCACCAACACCATTTGCAGAACAAGAACCGGTAGGTGAGAAATCACCAAACGCCATATTTGTCCCTACCCATTTTGAGTTGGCCGTATGGCTGTTATGGACAGCAGGACCTAAAGAGATATTTGCATTATTATTTATTGCGTTTGTTTTAATATTGAAAATGTTTATTTGAAAAGGCATTGGTTTCCTCAATCCTTTTTACATTTGATTTGAGTGGACATTTGCAGGGTTTGCGATATCTCCCATATCATTAACATCCGGATCAATAAATACATTCTCCATCGCAGCACTTGGTGGCGCATAATCTCCGTAGGATGCATTTGGCCCTGAGATTTTGTATTTGCGGTAGGAGCGTTATGAAGAGCTTCGCCAATGTTAATGGATCCATTATTGGAGACATTGTTAATTTTCAGGCTGAAGATATTGATGACAGTCTGCATCTCTTCACATCCTTTTTCATTTATACACCATCCTATGCAGATTTCAGCCCATCCGTTATTAAAACTTAAGGTGCACATTTAAAGGAGAGATGGGCATATAAGGGACTCTTATATTTGCAAATTGGGCAGAATCTTTTTTACTATAGTAATATGGAATTTTGAATTTAAATTAGATGATGTGAGGTCATACTACGTGAATGGAAAAACAGCTATGATAACGGGTGGAGCATCTGGAATAGGAAGAAATACAGCATTTAGTCTAGCGGAAAAAGGCTTTTCACTCGCTTTAAACTATCGAAACAGTGAGCGGGAAGCAAATTCACTGGCGAATGAACTGACTGATAAATTCGGTACCACAAATCTTGTCTTTAAGGGAGATGTGGCTAATAAAGATGATTGTGAAAGAATGGTTTGTGAAGTTTTAGGCAGTTTTTCTAGGATAGATGTATTGATTCATAATGCAGGACCATATATTTACGAACGAAAAAAAATGGCTGATTATAGCTTTAAAGAATGGAATTATATAATCAATGGAAATTTGTCAGCAGTCTTTTATTTAACGAAACTTCTCCTCCCAGGAATGAGGAATAATAAATGGGGCCGCATTATCACGATGGGCTATGACCGAGCGGAAAACGCTCCTGGCTGGATATACCGGTCGGCGTTTGCAGCAGCCAAAACCGGGCTCGCATCCCTCACAAGAACAATTGCACTCGAAGAAGCAGAGAATGGGATTACAGCTAATATGGTGTGTCCTGGTGACATTGTAAAGGAGTGGAAGGAGAAGGGGATTAAAGAAGCAAAGGAATCCAATGTGGAAAACTCTCCTGTTGGCAGGCCTGGTACAGGAGAGGATGTTTCCAGGGTGATTACGTTTTTGACAGAAAAAGAATCAGATTTTATCACTGGAAGTGTCATCCCCGTTACCGGAGGGTCCGATGTATTAGGTAAAATTTTCAGAATTGATGATTCCTTTTAGCTTTCAGTCTCAAGTTATGTCTATTCAATTATGGGCAGAGATGATAAAATGAAAAAAATTCCTTTTTGAAAATAGATAGGTGAAGCATGGAAGAATACCGACAGTTTGTCAAGCGATTACTAATTAATTATATAATGTGTTCCCTTTTAGCTGTTTTCGGCATTGGAGGCATTCCGATGTTAATTAGCTTAAATTTAGACCATCGGGATGTTTTATTTTTAATGATCATATTAGGTTGTTCTTTACTGGTCATGTTTGTGGTGGAAGGATTTTATTTTTGGCATCATTTAAGGCCCATTAAGAGGGCTTTTACAAGCAATTTTAAAAATAAGGATATCAATGAGGCCGCTTTTACACGGCTGTTTCGCTTTCCTGAATTAACTGCCAGAAGAATTATGCTCCCACACCTCTGGGGATTCAGTCTGCCAGCTATTTTCCTTTCTTTATGGCTAATCCATGCTAAATTGTTAACCTTTCCTTTTTCCTATGTTTTTTATGCGATGTTAGCTTCTGTTATTGTCGCTTTGATGCATGCATTAATTGAGTATTTTTTAACTGTTAGAACCATTCAACCTGCCATTGAATACATGAATGGAAAAATACTTGGTGAAAGCGAAGTATTCCTTCACAACAGAAGAGTCAGAGTGACAATTAAATCAAAATTAGGGGTAGCCATTGTCCTTATCGGTGTGTTCCCTGTTGTTTTGTTTTTATTGGCAGCACAGGTGAAAATTCAGCAAATGACTGGCATCAGCACACTGGTTTTCTGGAAATGGGCAGGAATCGTCTTATTAATTACTGTCTTTTATTCGCTTCTTATCTCAAGAATTATGGCAAAAGATATTGAAAAACCGATACTTCAACTTCAAAAGATGATGAAGGAAGTTGAAAGCCGAAATTATTTGCTAAAAGAAAATGTATATACTGATGAATTTTCTGACTTGTTCAATGGTTTTAATCGAATGATTTTTGAAATCAAAAAACATAACGAGAAAAATGAAAAGATGCTTGAAAGCTTTTTGATGGTTCTTTCTGCTGCTTTGGATGCAAGGGATCCATATACTTCAGGACATTCTGTCCGTGTAGCTGATTATTCCAGACAAATTGGATTAGCCTTGTGCCTGCAAAAGGAATCGATTGATCTTTTATATAAAACTGCCCTATTGCATGACATTGGTAAAATCGGTGTTCCAGATCGTATCTTGCTTAAAGAAGGGCGCTTATCTGATGAAGAATTCAGCCTAATAAAAGCACATCCTGCAATAGGAGAAAATATTCTAAAACAAGTCTATCCAATTAGTGAAATCGCTGAATTTCTTCCAGGTGTCCGATCCCATCATGAGAGGATGGATGGCAAGGGATATCCGGATGCCCTTTCGGGGGAGAAGATTCCCTTATTTGGCAGGATTATAGCGGTTGCAGATGCCTATGATGCCATGACTTCGGATAGACCATACCGTAAAGGCATGCAGGCAGAAAAAGCATTAAACATCCTTAATGATGGACGGGGCACACAATGGGATACCCATATTGTGGACAAATTTATTGGTGTAGTGATAGAACCGAAAATAAATGAAAATGCTTCCTAGCTCAAGACAGCCTTCCAAAACTTGGAGGGCTGTTTTTTTTAGGCATTAAACAATTTGTATCATATGAATGAATGCTGCACTTTGAAAGAAACTAATAAGCAAAAGTTTGCTAGGAGGGTGAAAGATGAAAAGGAAATTGCAAATTTTACTGATGGTTTTTGTATTTGTGGGCTCCCCTGGATTTTCTATAGTTAATAATCATTATGGATTAAAAGTCATTCATGTCTCTGCAGAAAATAGAGTATTGAACAAAGCGTATAAAAAGCCAAAAAATATTATTTTTCTAATCGGTGATGGAATGGGAATAGGACAGATGGAAATTGCCCGGTTGTTCGAGTATGGAAAGGAAGGGAGACTGTTTATGCAGACACTTCCCCATTTAGGCCTCGTACAGACTTATTCTGCAAATAACTTTGTGACAGACTCTGCTGCGGGAGCAACAGCTTTGGCGACTGGCCACAAAACGAATAATGGGATGATTGGGGTTACTCCTGATGGCAAGGAAGCCAAAAGTATCCTTGATTTATTTAAAGAACACGGTAAAAAGGTAGGGGTCATATCTACTAATACGGTTACTGATGCAACACCTGCAGCATTTACAGCAAGTGTCAACAATCGCTGGTCAGGTCAAGCAGAAATTGCAAGACAGCAATTGGAAAACCAAATTGATGTCATCCTCGGAGGCGGCGCATCAATGTTTAAACCTGAAAATCAGAATGGCATAGACCTTATTGACCAATTTAAGCAAAAGGGATACACATATGTTACGGATCGAGGACAATTACAAAATGTAAAAGGAGAAAAAATTCTTGGTTTGTTCCATCCTTCATATATGACATTCAAACAAGACCGCGATGAATTACGCAGCAATGAGCCAGACCTCAAACTGATGGCACAGAAAGCGATTGAAACACTTTCAATAGGGAATAAAGGGTTTTTTGTCATGATTGAAGGAGCAAGAATTGACCATGCCGCACATTCCGCGGATATTCCAGGAATTTGGAAGGAAATGATGGAATTCGATCAAACGGTTGAATACGCTGTAAAATGGGCAGAGAAACAAGGAGATACATTGGTTGTAGTAGCAGCAGATCATGAGACAATGGGGATTTCGGCACCAGAACCGTTAAACGTTGAAGCCTATAAAAAAATAAAGGTAAGTCCGGAATACATGGCTGCACAATTGGTTTATGATCAAGGATCTCAGCAATATACAATTGAAAGTATAAGGGATGTCTTTTATCGATTTGCAGGGATATCGTTAAGCGATAGTGAAGCACAAAAATTAAACACCCGTCTTAAGTCAAACTCAGGTAAGGTTTATGCTTCAAAGCAAACTGCATGGGAAATTGGAAGCCTTATCGCAGAATATATGAATGCAGGGATCCTTGATCGAAAGGTAAGGGCGCAAAGCCCCACAGGAGGGCACACTGCAAACATGATCCCTATTTTCTCATTCGGCCAGGAGCCAAACGGTTTGAAGGAGTAATTAATAATACTGATATTCCAAAAAACATGGCTGACCTATTGGGCTATCATTTTTAATATTTAACTGGAATGTACTGGACCTCTCCAACATAAAGTGTAGGGACAAGCAAATCAGGAGGGGAAAATACATGGCATTTAAGGGGTCTAAGGGCTGGTACGTTCAGGAACTTAAAAAATTAGGGATTAACAAGCATCCCATTGATCAAAGGAAAATAGAACTATATAAAACCTACCTTGTCCGCAATTTATATTTAGAAAAGGTAAAATTGCAAAGAAAACATAACAATATTATGTAAATAGTAAAAAATTCAGGATGCTTCCTGAATTTTTTTCTTTTTAAGATAATTAAATTTTAAGAACAATTCGAAAAGGCGTGATTAAAAACTTATGAATAGCAGATAATAAAAATAAAATTAATGGAAGGGGCAGGACGATGAGCTTTAATACTAACAGGATTAATCCAAATCAAACCCAGATATTCTTTGAAGATGCCGGCTTTGAAACCCTTACAAATGAGGAATTAGAGGATTTAATGCTGCAGATGGGCATTAACGAGAAGGATGACATGATAGGACAAAACATATTACAGTAAATGATAAGATTTATTTTGATTAAAAAAGACTAAACCGAAAATACGATTTAGTCTTTTTTATTTAAATATTTAATGAATTATGCCTCGAGAAGCTGGGATTCATCTGAATCGTCTGAGACTGTTCTCATCATATAAAGTGTATAAAGATCTTTTGGAATTTCATACAGATCATAAACATCCGCTGCTGAATTAAGCTGTTCATAGACAGTCTTCCTTGAATCATTTGCTTTAATGACATATGGAAGTTTTTCCGCA encodes:
- a CDS encoding SDR family oxidoreductase — encoded protein: MNGKTAMITGGASGIGRNTAFSLAEKGFSLALNYRNSEREANSLANELTDKFGTTNLVFKGDVANKDDCERMVCEVLGSFSRIDVLIHNAGPYIYERKKMADYSFKEWNYIINGNLSAVFYLTKLLLPGMRNNKWGRIITMGYDRAENAPGWIYRSAFAAAKTGLASLTRTIALEEAENGITANMVCPGDIVKEWKEKGIKEAKESNVENSPVGRPGTGEDVSRVITFLTEKESDFITGSVIPVTGGSDVLGKIFRIDDSF
- a CDS encoding alkaline phosphatase, which gives rise to MKRKLQILLMVFVFVGSPGFSIVNNHYGLKVIHVSAENRVLNKAYKKPKNIIFLIGDGMGIGQMEIARLFEYGKEGRLFMQTLPHLGLVQTYSANNFVTDSAAGATALATGHKTNNGMIGVTPDGKEAKSILDLFKEHGKKVGVISTNTVTDATPAAFTASVNNRWSGQAEIARQQLENQIDVILGGGASMFKPENQNGIDLIDQFKQKGYTYVTDRGQLQNVKGEKILGLFHPSYMTFKQDRDELRSNEPDLKLMAQKAIETLSIGNKGFFVMIEGARIDHAAHSADIPGIWKEMMEFDQTVEYAVKWAEKQGDTLVVVAADHETMGISAPEPLNVEAYKKIKVSPEYMAAQLVYDQGSQQYTIESIRDVFYRFAGISLSDSEAQKLNTRLKSNSGKVYASKQTAWEIGSLIAEYMNAGILDRKVRAQSPTGGHTANMIPIFSFGQEPNGLKE
- a CDS encoding Hsp20/alpha crystallin family protein translates to MDMDKLNKWLELAQQYQSDSFWKTVFDEKNTAAPINRTTATHGFNSQEMLPQCDLFEKDGYLVLAAELPGFKKEEIQISIHQQILTISGEFKTLVQNQKYFLKERPTENLPRK
- a CDS encoding HD domain-containing phosphohydrolase, coding for MLISLNLDHRDVLFLMIILGCSLLVMFVVEGFYFWHHLRPIKRAFTSNFKNKDINEAAFTRLFRFPELTARRIMLPHLWGFSLPAIFLSLWLIHAKLLTFPFSYVFYAMLASVIVALMHALIEYFLTVRTIQPAIEYMNGKILGESEVFLHNRRVRVTIKSKLGVAIVLIGVFPVVLFLLAAQVKIQQMTGISTLVFWKWAGIVLLITVFYSLLISRIMAKDIEKPILQLQKMMKEVESRNYLLKENVYTDEFSDLFNGFNRMIFEIKKHNEKNEKMLESFLMVLSAALDARDPYTSGHSVRVADYSRQIGLALCLQKESIDLLYKTALLHDIGKIGVPDRILLKEGRLSDEEFSLIKAHPAIGENILKQVYPISEIAEFLPGVRSHHERMDGKGYPDALSGEKIPLFGRIIAVADAYDAMTSDRPYRKGMQAEKALNILNDGRGTQWDTHIVDKFIGVVIEPKINENAS
- a CDS encoding spore germination protein → MPFQINIFNIKTNAINNNANISLGPAVHNSHTANSKWVGTNMAFGDFSPTGSCSANGVGDFDISDQDQIANPSAPISNQF
- a CDS encoding spore germination protein, coding for MNIFSLKINNVSNNGSINIGEALHNAPTANTKSQGQMHPTEIMRHQVLRWRMYLLIRMLMIWEISQTLQMSTQIKCKKD
- a CDS encoding YflJ family protein produces the protein MAFKGSKGWYVQELKKLGINKHPIDQRKIELYKTYLVRNLYLEKVKLQRKHNNIM